Proteins encoded in a region of the Saccharothrix ecbatanensis genome:
- a CDS encoding AAA family ATPase, translating into MTKTPGQVYELIAANVQKVVRGKPQVVRLAVAALFSEGHLLIEDVPGLGKTTLARCLARSIGGTWNRIQFTPDLLPGDITGVQVYHQRDEKFAFHPGSVFANVVLADEINRGTPKTQSALLEVMSEQRVTVDAVRHDVPRPFLVIATQNPIEMAGTYRLPEAQLDRFLMRLRMGYPDRASEVLVVMSDRAGVDPDELEAVVDLPTLQSAITQVRAARIEHAVIDYATSITSSTRHHSEVRYGASPRGTIALVRAAQALAATYGRMFVTVDDIKEVAHPVLDHRLILKPEAELRQRKAEGIVADLLAEIPAPVAVTTVAGA; encoded by the coding sequence GTGACGAAGACTCCCGGTCAGGTATACGAGCTGATCGCGGCGAACGTCCAGAAGGTCGTCCGGGGCAAGCCGCAGGTCGTCCGGCTCGCCGTGGCCGCGCTGTTCAGCGAGGGCCACCTCCTCATCGAGGACGTGCCGGGACTCGGCAAGACCACGCTCGCCCGGTGCCTGGCGCGCAGCATCGGCGGCACCTGGAACCGGATCCAGTTCACGCCCGACCTGCTGCCCGGCGACATCACCGGTGTGCAGGTGTACCACCAGCGCGACGAGAAGTTCGCGTTCCACCCGGGCAGCGTGTTCGCGAACGTCGTGCTGGCCGACGAGATCAACCGAGGCACCCCGAAGACCCAGTCGGCGTTGCTGGAGGTGATGTCGGAGCAGCGGGTCACGGTCGACGCGGTGCGCCACGACGTGCCGAGGCCGTTCCTGGTGATCGCCACGCAGAACCCGATCGAGATGGCGGGCACGTACCGGCTGCCGGAGGCGCAGCTCGACCGGTTCCTGATGCGGCTGCGGATGGGGTACCCGGACCGGGCGTCCGAGGTGCTGGTGGTCATGAGCGACCGCGCCGGTGTCGATCCGGACGAGCTCGAGGCCGTGGTGGACCTCCCGACGTTGCAGAGCGCCATCACGCAGGTGCGCGCCGCCCGGATCGAGCACGCGGTGATCGACTACGCGACGAGCATCACCTCCTCGACCCGGCACCACTCCGAGGTCCGGTACGGCGCGAGCCCGCGCGGCACCATCGCGCTCGTCCGCGCGGCACAGGCGCTCGCGGCGACGTACGGGCGCATGTTCGTGACGGTCGACGACATCAAGGAGGTCGCGCACCCGGTGCTCGACCACCGGCTGATCCTCAAGCCGGAGGCGGAACTGCGGCAGCGGAAGGCCGAGGGCATCGTGGCCGACCTGCTGGCCGAGATCCCGGCGCCGGTCGCGGTCACGACCGTGGCGGGAGCCTGA
- a CDS encoding DUF58 domain-containing protein: MRLTRRGVCTLAVAVVLIALGLVAGYPLLVTLGAIAVGAVVAALGVAGRKPRVEVIRELFPDRVERDGRAVITLRVHNPGTRRQSGFTAVDRVGEDRVTVAVRPLAAGAEQPYMNELPTGRRGRHDVGPLTLFRADALGLGRSELFLGEMATLWVYPRTHPVGAVIGGLPLHHHDGEATETSPRGSLDIREVRPYVPGDEVRHLHWKATARTGQLMIRDYADPHQPQFTVLLDDRHEMTAPEFEEAVELAASLVVAAAHADHRCRLVTPGGVDVDTTSGWDAVQRYLEELCVVTRTEDAGLPLLPATLARAGGGTFVVISSAVTVTPDDRAALVGMRPRYGDMILVVGAHGAEPGVPGVRVLRAANAVDAIRQWQTVIA, encoded by the coding sequence ATGCGGCTGACCCGACGGGGTGTGTGCACCCTCGCGGTCGCGGTGGTGCTCATCGCGCTCGGTCTGGTCGCGGGCTACCCGTTGCTGGTCACGTTGGGCGCGATCGCGGTGGGTGCGGTGGTCGCCGCGCTCGGTGTCGCCGGGCGGAAGCCCCGGGTGGAGGTCATCCGCGAGCTGTTCCCCGACCGGGTCGAGCGGGATGGCCGGGCCGTGATCACGCTGCGCGTCCACAACCCCGGCACCCGGCGGCAGAGCGGCTTCACCGCGGTCGACCGGGTCGGCGAGGACCGGGTGACCGTCGCGGTCCGGCCGCTCGCCGCCGGTGCGGAACAGCCCTACATGAACGAGTTGCCGACCGGGCGGCGGGGCAGGCACGACGTCGGCCCGCTGACCCTGTTCCGCGCCGACGCGCTCGGGCTGGGCCGGTCCGAGCTGTTCCTCGGCGAGATGGCGACGCTGTGGGTGTACCCGCGGACGCACCCGGTCGGCGCCGTCATCGGCGGACTTCCGCTGCACCACCACGACGGGGAAGCCACGGAGACCTCGCCGCGGGGGTCGCTCGACATCCGCGAGGTGCGTCCGTACGTCCCGGGTGACGAGGTCCGCCACCTGCACTGGAAAGCGACGGCACGGACCGGGCAGCTGATGATCCGCGACTACGCGGACCCGCACCAGCCGCAGTTCACCGTGTTGCTGGACGACAGGCACGAGATGACGGCGCCGGAGTTCGAGGAGGCGGTCGAGCTCGCGGCGTCCCTGGTCGTCGCCGCCGCCCACGCCGATCACCGGTGTCGGCTGGTGACGCCGGGCGGTGTCGACGTCGACACGACCTCGGGGTGGGACGCGGTCCAGCGGTACCTGGAGGAACTGTGCGTCGTGACGCGGACGGAGGACGCGGGCCTGCCGCTCCTGCCCGCCACGCTGGCGCGGGCCGGCGGCGGCACGTTCGTGGTGATCTCGTCCGCGGTGACGGTCACGCCGGATGATCGTGCGGCGCTCGTCGGCATGAGGCCGCGGTACGGGGACATGATCCTGGTGGTCGGGGCGCACGGCGCCGAGCCGGGGGTGCCGGGGGTGCGGGTGCTGCGCGCGGCGAACGCCGTGGACGCGATCCGCCAGTGGCAGACGGTGATCGCATGA
- a CDS encoding transglutaminase family protein, with the protein MTRGHAVWLLLATAVPGLLFAPVFGLWALVAPVVGVVVACYVVFELSLRFPALQPWRPLLALVAGALALVELALFDTTLSGLPTPTSLTRLAAGVTDSWQLTLQSTWPVRPDADLLLFVPLLVLFTALVGIELLRWPAAAVLPSLVLLLVSQSFIAVSGTVATLVALAYAVVVAGLFISPARSAVALTVGLSVVAGVATMAVPTGPAYSVRQNQFAQVPLPREVSPLAEVAARLSDPDTEVFRYTTDAPVDRWRLVVLDGFDGVTWTTSDRYRRLGAEIGPPTGTTVPTTQQSARVTVPGDGRWLPSQAMPTSVDGTVRPFVDQDTGALLLPERGGPVEYELRWREPVGDLTGLADAAVSSDVPTGDLGTVPDKITQLATTATKDARPTLRTALVLEQYLSENYKVATGSELPTGSGWTHLREFLQDTKRGTSEQFAASYVVLARIVGIPARLAVGYRAPREPVDGETVVRNKDVLAWPEVAVEGIGWVPLDPAGTASDAGPAPTKLAEVMAKARAELPPPNEKLPDPPVAAPEPVDEKRSWTGVGMLALWGLAGTLALFVVVLLGIPVTKLVRTARRKRFTGVRGVVGAWWEARDLLGAHGARITPGMTARDLAAVSGGSVVDSLHRLAVHLDTALWSGAGADEGTVMAAWKAVAEIRRTLAGRSIGARIRAVFVIR; encoded by the coding sequence ATGACGAGGGGCCACGCGGTGTGGCTGCTGCTCGCCACCGCGGTGCCGGGTCTGCTGTTCGCCCCGGTGTTCGGGTTGTGGGCGCTGGTGGCGCCGGTCGTCGGCGTCGTCGTGGCCTGCTACGTCGTGTTCGAGCTGAGCCTCCGGTTTCCGGCGCTGCAGCCGTGGCGGCCCCTGCTCGCGCTGGTCGCGGGCGCGCTCGCCCTGGTCGAACTGGCGCTGTTCGACACCACCCTGAGCGGCCTGCCGACCCCGACCAGCCTCACGCGGCTGGCCGCCGGTGTGACCGATTCCTGGCAGCTCACCCTGCAATCGACCTGGCCCGTGCGGCCGGATGCGGACCTGCTGCTGTTCGTGCCGTTGCTCGTGCTCTTCACCGCCTTGGTGGGGATCGAGCTGCTGCGCTGGCCCGCCGCGGCCGTGCTGCCGAGCCTGGTGCTGCTCCTGGTGAGCCAGAGCTTTATCGCTGTGTCGGGCACGGTGGCGACGCTCGTGGCGCTCGCCTACGCGGTCGTCGTCGCGGGGTTGTTCATCTCTCCGGCCCGTTCGGCGGTCGCGCTGACGGTCGGGCTGAGCGTCGTGGCCGGGGTCGCCACCATGGCGGTGCCGACCGGACCCGCGTACTCGGTGCGGCAGAACCAGTTCGCCCAGGTTCCGCTGCCGAGGGAGGTCAGTCCGCTGGCCGAGGTCGCGGCGCGGTTGTCCGACCCGGACACGGAAGTGTTCCGGTACACGACCGACGCTCCGGTTGATCGCTGGCGGCTCGTGGTGCTGGACGGCTTCGACGGCGTCACGTGGACGACGAGCGACCGCTACCGCAGGCTGGGTGCGGAGATCGGGCCACCGACGGGGACGACCGTGCCGACGACGCAGCAGTCCGCGCGCGTCACCGTTCCGGGCGACGGTCGGTGGCTGCCGAGCCAGGCCATGCCCACTTCGGTGGACGGCACGGTGCGGCCCTTCGTCGACCAGGACACCGGCGCCCTGCTGCTGCCGGAACGCGGTGGCCCGGTGGAGTACGAGCTGCGCTGGCGTGAGCCGGTCGGCGACCTGACCGGCCTCGCGGACGCCGCGGTGTCGTCCGACGTGCCGACCGGCGACCTCGGCACCGTGCCGGACAAGATCACCCAACTGGCGACGACCGCGACCAAGGACGCGCGGCCGACGCTCCGGACGGCGCTGGTGCTGGAGCAGTACCTCAGCGAGAACTACAAGGTCGCGACCGGCTCGGAGCTGCCGACCGGGAGCGGCTGGACGCACCTGCGCGAGTTCCTCCAGGACACCAAGCGGGGGACGAGCGAGCAGTTCGCCGCGTCCTACGTGGTCCTCGCCCGGATCGTCGGCATCCCGGCCCGGTTGGCCGTCGGGTACCGCGCGCCACGGGAGCCGGTGGACGGTGAAACGGTGGTGCGCAACAAGGACGTGCTCGCGTGGCCCGAGGTCGCGGTGGAGGGCATCGGCTGGGTGCCGCTCGACCCGGCCGGCACGGCGAGTGACGCGGGTCCGGCGCCGACCAAGCTGGCCGAGGTCATGGCGAAGGCGCGGGCCGAACTGCCGCCGCCGAACGAGAAGCTGCCCGACCCGCCCGTGGCGGCGCCCGAACCGGTGGACGAAAAGCGTTCCTGGACCGGGGTCGGGATGCTGGCGCTGTGGGGCTTGGCGGGCACGCTCGCGCTGTTCGTGGTGGTGCTGCTGGGGATTCCGGTCACGAAGCTCGTCCGGACCGCGCGACGCAAGCGCTTCACCGGCGTTCGCGGCGTGGTCGGGGCCTGGTGGGAGGCACGTGACCTGCTGGGTGCGCATGGCGCCCGGATCACGCCCGGCATGACCGCCCGCGACCTCGCCGCCGTCTCCGGTGGGTCCGTTGTGGACAGTCTGCACCGCCTCGCGGTCCACCTGGACACGGCGTTGTGGTCGGGGGCCGGTGCGGACGAGGGCACGGTGATGGCCGCGTGGAAGGCCGTCGCGGAGATCCGCCGCACGCTGGCCGGACGTTCGATCGGCGCGCGGATCAGGGCGGTGTTCGTGATCCGATGA
- a CDS encoding serine/threonine-protein kinase translates to MSQLVGTGPVAEVYAVEGMALKVFPGKFDRRTLSTIERERAKLAELAVPVLPLDGVELVDGSKHAFRMELCADSLASRVRREGPLPSEEVAALCGSLSRALAAAHALGVLHGGITPANVLFRANGEAVLADFGVVQRQEFRRDPLAGIEWVSPETLRTGVVEAATDVYGLGAVLHFALTGKSPHPSRIGELTGERILRVLGDPVPAVSRPDVPIALSTIIGRMLAPDPARRTAPVTADVPETPPDKPARRRWYAALSVVAVPAVVLAVVLWPRATPQPPATNSPPPPITAAEETVVELNEPTDLGDKVALSWSSTDDRLYFAVRVWLEGEPGRTVPVGFGNTKTVDVDPDPARKYCFLVRGTNGGEEIFESQTEGLRGAVCHR, encoded by the coding sequence ATGAGCCAACTCGTGGGCACTGGCCCGGTCGCCGAGGTGTACGCCGTCGAGGGAATGGCGTTGAAGGTGTTCCCCGGCAAGTTCGACCGGCGCACGCTCTCGACGATCGAGCGGGAACGGGCCAAGCTCGCCGAGCTGGCCGTACCCGTGCTGCCGCTGGACGGCGTGGAGTTGGTCGACGGCAGCAAGCACGCCTTCCGGATGGAGCTGTGCGCCGACTCGCTGGCGAGCCGCGTGCGCAGGGAGGGGCCGCTGCCGTCGGAGGAAGTGGCCGCCCTGTGCGGGTCCCTGTCACGAGCACTGGCCGCCGCGCACGCGCTCGGCGTGCTGCACGGCGGGATCACCCCGGCCAACGTGCTGTTCCGCGCGAACGGCGAGGCCGTGCTGGCGGACTTCGGTGTCGTCCAGCGGCAGGAGTTCCGGCGCGATCCGCTGGCCGGTATCGAGTGGGTGTCACCGGAGACGCTGCGCACCGGCGTGGTCGAAGCGGCGACCGACGTGTACGGGCTCGGCGCGGTGCTGCACTTCGCGTTGACCGGGAAGTCGCCGCACCCGAGTCGGATCGGGGAGCTGACCGGCGAGCGGATCCTGCGCGTGCTCGGCGATCCGGTGCCCGCCGTCAGCAGGCCCGACGTCCCCATCGCGCTTTCCACCATCATCGGCCGGATGCTGGCGCCCGATCCGGCGCGGCGTACGGCGCCGGTGACGGCCGACGTGCCCGAGACGCCGCCGGACAAGCCTGCGCGACGTCGTTGGTACGCGGCCTTGTCGGTGGTGGCGGTGCCGGCCGTCGTGCTGGCGGTCGTGCTGTGGCCGCGCGCCACGCCGCAGCCGCCGGCGACGAACTCCCCGCCGCCGCCGATCACGGCCGCGGAGGAAACGGTGGTGGAGTTGAACGAGCCGACCGACCTGGGCGACAAGGTCGCGCTCAGTTGGAGTTCGACGGACGACCGGCTGTACTTCGCGGTCCGCGTCTGGCTGGAAGGCGAGCCGGGCCGGACGGTTCCCGTGGGGTTCGGCAACACCAAGACGGTGGACGTCGATCCCGATCCGGCCCGCAAGTACTGCTTCCTGGTGCGCGGCACCAACGGCGGGGAAGAGATCTTCGAGAGTCAGACCGAGGGCCTGCGTGGGGCGGTCTGCCACAGGTGA
- a CDS encoding FHA domain-containing protein yields the protein MEPKVEYSGGLLLPRGHNSLTHGVTRAVPGSVHALALGGGYAVGPRDGRTVYFGRNRPLVHVCLGEDDQQVSRRHGELTHHKGRWWLRNTGRRPIRMPGSQWLFADEGAIPLVEGYTPVHVPGSRDREHLLEIYVTGADGDQPRSRHNADTDPPRPYALTPDEKVMLVALGRNYLLREPNPKPLTWKEAALRLAELQPEAGWTAKKLERRVSVVRDRLSRRGVHGLTREEVGEPVGNALNDNLLRELVRSTALTPKDLELLDWGA from the coding sequence GTGGAGCCGAAAGTGGAGTACTCGGGCGGACTCTTGCTGCCCAGGGGACACAACAGCCTGACTCACGGCGTCACGCGCGCCGTGCCGGGGTCCGTGCACGCGCTCGCCCTCGGCGGCGGGTACGCGGTGGGTCCGCGCGACGGCCGGACCGTCTACTTCGGACGGAACCGCCCGCTGGTGCACGTCTGCCTGGGTGAGGACGACCAGCAGGTCAGCCGCAGGCACGGCGAGCTGACCCACCACAAGGGACGGTGGTGGCTGCGCAACACGGGACGCAGGCCGATCCGCATGCCCGGCTCGCAGTGGCTTTTCGCAGACGAGGGCGCGATTCCGCTGGTCGAGGGGTACACGCCGGTGCACGTGCCCGGCTCGCGCGACCGGGAACACCTGCTGGAGATCTACGTCACCGGCGCCGACGGCGACCAGCCCCGGTCCCGCCACAACGCCGACACCGACCCGCCCCGGCCGTACGCGCTCACCCCGGACGAGAAGGTGATGCTCGTCGCCCTCGGCCGGAACTACCTGCTGCGCGAGCCCAACCCCAAACCGCTGACGTGGAAGGAAGCCGCGCTCCGGCTCGCCGAGCTCCAACCTGAGGCGGGGTGGACCGCGAAGAAGCTCGAACGCCGGGTCAGCGTCGTGCGCGACCGCCTGTCCCGCCGAGGGGTGCACGGCCTGACCCGCGAAGAGGTCGGCGAACCCGTCGGCAATGCACTGAACGACAACCTGCTCCGGGAACTCGTGCGATCGACCGCGCTCACGCCGAAGGACCTGGAGCTGCTGGACTGGGGGGCGTGA
- a CDS encoding HNH endonuclease: MVNVSRRVRAARRRKRRMGRVEHDLDDVQWQALQAAWGGCAYCGANDGPLQRDCVLAISRGGRYTLDNVVPACRSCNASKCNTEVTAWLRRKKLDEGAFLLRHAEIGATLVADEESRVTPPSPAAPGPSA, translated from the coding sequence ATGGTGAACGTGAGCCGCCGGGTTCGAGCCGCGCGCCGCCGGAAGCGTCGGATGGGCCGGGTCGAGCACGACCTGGACGACGTGCAGTGGCAAGCGCTTCAAGCGGCGTGGGGCGGTTGTGCCTACTGCGGTGCGAACGACGGGCCGTTGCAGCGGGACTGCGTGCTCGCGATCTCTCGTGGGGGCCGCTACACGTTGGACAACGTGGTCCCCGCGTGTCGTTCGTGCAACGCCAGCAAGTGCAACACCGAAGTGACCGCGTGGCTCCGGCGGAAGAAGCTCGACGAGGGCGCGTTCCTCCTCCGCCACGCCGAGATCGGAGCGACGCTGGTCGCCGATGAGGAGTCCCGCGTCACGCCCCCCAGTCCAGCAGCTCCAGGTCCTTCGGCGTGA
- a CDS encoding VOC family protein, whose product MTTLKPGSMLLGTTRPAEMRAWYIKALAPEFTGDGPIDLGGFLLVIDGRDDVDVKNGEPGRVILNFHVDGFDAAEAQLNAAGVEWISVEDREKGKFGTFADPDGNYLQIIEWK is encoded by the coding sequence ATGACGACGCTGAAGCCCGGGAGCATGCTGCTCGGCACGACCCGTCCCGCCGAGATGCGGGCCTGGTACATCAAGGCGCTGGCACCGGAGTTCACCGGCGACGGCCCGATCGACCTCGGCGGGTTCCTGCTGGTCATCGACGGGCGCGACGACGTCGACGTGAAGAACGGCGAACCGGGTCGCGTGATCCTCAACTTCCACGTCGACGGCTTCGACGCTGCGGAGGCCCAGCTGAACGCGGCCGGTGTGGAGTGGATCTCGGTCGAGGACCGGGAGAAGGGCAAGTTCGGCACGTTCGCCGATCCGGACGGGAACTACCTCCAGATCATCGAGTGGAAGTAG
- a CDS encoding PaaI family thioesterase, giving the protein MTSIQERLYPDLPCFGCGHGNPKGLRLRSYPGDDGAVTAEFTPWPEHDNGLGFLNGGIICTILDCHSAAAVVLEAEHRDWPPLPGAALPYVTAGLDVRYLRPSPLSESVELRAVVREASEAQMTVDVSLIWDGKPRAEATALWKRWRPRPAAS; this is encoded by the coding sequence GTGACGAGCATCCAGGAACGCCTCTACCCCGACTTGCCGTGCTTCGGCTGTGGACACGGCAACCCGAAGGGCTTGCGGCTGCGCAGCTACCCCGGTGACGACGGCGCGGTCACCGCCGAGTTCACCCCGTGGCCCGAACACGACAACGGCCTGGGCTTCCTCAACGGCGGCATCATCTGCACCATCCTGGACTGCCACAGCGCCGCAGCCGTGGTCCTGGAGGCCGAGCACCGCGACTGGCCGCCCCTCCCCGGGGCGGCGCTTCCGTACGTGACGGCCGGGTTGGACGTGAGGTACCTGCGCCCTTCGCCACTGTCGGAGTCGGTCGAACTACGGGCGGTAGTGCGTGAGGCGTCCGAAGCGCAGATGACAGTGGACGTCTCCCTGATCTGGGACGGCAAACCCCGTGCTGAAGCGACCGCCCTGTGGAAGCGCTGGCGCCCCCGGCCCGCAGCGAGCTGA
- a CDS encoding LysE family translocator has product MSIEFMLTTLIVVITPGTGVLYTMAAGLSRGTRASFVAAVGCTLGIVPHMAAAITGLAAVLQASPTAFQVLKYLGVGYLLYMAWAAIRDKDALTVAEDTEPRSAGRVILSGILINILNPKLTIFFFAFLPQFVSQTDPNAFVRMIALSGVFMLATLVVFIGYGQFAVMIRKHVIARPNVLTWIRRAFGVAFVGLAARLAFE; this is encoded by the coding sequence GTGAGCATCGAATTCATGCTGACCACGTTGATCGTGGTCATCACGCCGGGTACAGGTGTGCTGTACACCATGGCCGCCGGGTTGTCGCGCGGGACGCGGGCCAGTTTCGTCGCCGCGGTCGGCTGCACGCTCGGCATCGTGCCCCACATGGCCGCCGCGATCACCGGCTTGGCGGCCGTGCTGCAAGCCAGCCCGACGGCGTTCCAGGTGCTGAAGTACCTGGGCGTCGGCTACCTGCTGTACATGGCCTGGGCGGCGATCCGGGACAAGGACGCGCTGACCGTCGCGGAGGACACCGAGCCACGGTCGGCGGGGCGGGTGATCCTGTCCGGCATCCTGATCAACATCCTGAACCCGAAGCTGACCATCTTCTTCTTCGCCTTCCTGCCCCAGTTCGTCTCCCAGACCGACCCGAACGCGTTCGTGCGCATGATCGCGCTCAGCGGTGTCTTCATGCTGGCGACCCTGGTCGTGTTCATCGGCTACGGGCAGTTCGCGGTGATGATCCGCAAGCACGTCATCGCCCGGCCGAACGTCCTCACGTGGATCCGCCGGGCGTTCGGCGTCGCGTTCGTCGGCTTGGCGGCCCGGTTGGCATTCGAATGA
- a CDS encoding B3/B4 domain-containing protein, whose translation MYFEHSTDVWAEFPELVAGVLSAGGVDASASVADRVKPYYDIAADRLGTGSESELPEIQAWRRVFSRMGLKPTQYRCASESLLRRFRKERSLPEIHPLIDICNAISVAFAIPIAVFDTDQVAGHIQVRHALGDETYETFAGQIEHPEPREVVFADASNQAHARRWTNRQARTSAARSTTSSVLIVAEALHPSAAADVPRLIEAVSGELAAIWGAHATTAVLTESSPRFEI comes from the coding sequence ATGTACTTCGAGCACTCCACGGACGTGTGGGCGGAGTTCCCCGAGCTGGTGGCGGGCGTGCTGTCCGCCGGCGGCGTCGACGCGTCCGCTTCCGTCGCGGACCGGGTGAAGCCGTACTACGACATCGCGGCCGACCGGCTCGGGACCGGTTCGGAGAGCGAGCTGCCGGAGATCCAGGCGTGGCGGCGGGTGTTCTCCCGGATGGGCCTGAAGCCGACGCAGTACCGGTGCGCGTCCGAGTCGTTGCTGCGGCGCTTCCGCAAGGAGCGGTCGCTGCCGGAGATCCACCCCCTGATCGACATCTGCAACGCGATCTCGGTGGCGTTCGCGATCCCGATCGCGGTGTTCGACACCGACCAGGTGGCCGGCCACATCCAGGTCCGGCACGCTTTGGGCGACGAGACCTACGAGACGTTCGCCGGGCAGATCGAGCACCCGGAGCCGCGCGAGGTCGTCTTCGCGGACGCGTCGAACCAGGCGCACGCCCGCCGGTGGACCAATCGGCAGGCGCGCACGTCGGCGGCCCGGTCCACGACGAGTTCGGTGCTGATCGTCGCCGAGGCGCTGCACCCGTCGGCCGCGGCGGACGTGCCGCGGCTGATCGAGGCCGTCTCCGGCGAACTGGCCGCGATCTGGGGCGCGCACGCGACGACCGCCGTGCTGACCGAGTCGTCGCCCCGGTTCGAGATCTGA
- a CDS encoding SGNH/GDSL hydrolase family protein, with product MRYVAIGDSFTEGLGDERPDGSLRGWADLVAEGLAVALGEAVHYANLAIRGRLLEPIATAQLDAALALSPAPTLLTLNGGGNDMMRAGVDLTRLVDLTERAFRRCASAGVRLVLLSGADPSQRLPLGRTVHRRGVVLTAAIAELAARHDVLFVDAFNDVEVRRAEYWSPDRLHLNAAGHQRVASLVLMALGHTTEAHAVDPGPAARRSLRVETRYYREHVLPWLSRRIRRISSGDGVTGKHPDWVSIEAKPRV from the coding sequence GTGCGATACGTGGCCATCGGTGACAGCTTTACCGAAGGGCTCGGCGACGAGCGCCCGGACGGCTCGCTCCGGGGTTGGGCCGACCTGGTGGCGGAAGGGCTCGCCGTCGCCCTCGGGGAGGCGGTCCACTACGCCAACCTGGCCATCCGGGGCCGCCTGCTCGAACCGATCGCCACCGCCCAACTGGACGCGGCACTGGCCCTGTCTCCGGCGCCCACGCTGCTCACCCTCAACGGTGGCGGCAACGACATGATGAGGGCCGGGGTCGACCTGACCCGACTCGTGGACCTGACCGAACGGGCGTTCCGGCGCTGTGCGTCGGCCGGCGTGCGGTTGGTGCTGCTCAGCGGGGCCGACCCGTCGCAGCGGCTGCCGTTGGGTCGCACGGTCCACCGCCGCGGCGTGGTGCTGACCGCGGCGATCGCCGAGTTGGCCGCCCGGCACGACGTCCTGTTCGTGGACGCGTTCAACGACGTCGAGGTCCGCCGGGCCGAGTACTGGTCGCCGGACCGGCTGCACCTCAACGCGGCCGGCCACCAGCGGGTCGCGTCCCTGGTCCTGATGGCCCTCGGGCACACCACCGAGGCGCACGCCGTCGACCCGGGCCCCGCCGCCCGCCGCAGCCTGCGCGTCGAGACCCGCTACTACCGCGAACACGTGCTGCCCTGGCTGAGCCGCCGGATCCGGCGCATCTCGTCTGGTGACGGCGTGACCGGCAAGCACCCCGACTGGGTCTCGATCGAGGCCAAGCCGCGCGTCTGA
- a CDS encoding TetR/AcrR family transcriptional regulator — protein sequence MARSTRQHILDVTADLLRDTGVDSVSVRDVCQAAGITAPTLYHHFGDKRGLLESVASEGFARYLAEKSSREPSEDPLDDLEAGWDGHIRFGLTHPVFYVLMYGGTNSHEHPAAREGLRMLHGILVRLAEQGRLLVTPEEAVPTIHSACVGTALTLVADPDAPAHADLSRRVRDAVFAAVVKQEQPAGQRTEALPDRARALLATLSTHRDPPLSPGERLLLTELLTRLASTPAPERGVAD from the coding sequence ATGGCGAGATCGACGCGGCAGCACATCCTCGACGTGACGGCGGACCTCCTCCGGGACACCGGCGTGGACTCGGTGTCCGTCCGCGACGTGTGCCAGGCCGCCGGGATCACCGCACCGACGCTGTACCACCACTTCGGGGACAAACGAGGGCTGCTCGAATCGGTCGCGTCCGAAGGCTTCGCGCGCTACCTGGCCGAGAAGAGCAGCCGCGAGCCGTCTGAGGACCCGCTCGACGACCTCGAAGCCGGGTGGGACGGCCACATCCGGTTCGGCCTCACGCACCCCGTGTTCTACGTGCTCATGTACGGCGGCACCAACTCGCACGAGCACCCCGCGGCACGGGAGGGGTTGCGGATGCTGCACGGCATCCTGGTCCGCCTCGCCGAACAGGGCCGACTGCTCGTCACGCCCGAGGAGGCCGTGCCCACCATCCACTCCGCGTGCGTCGGCACGGCGTTGACACTCGTCGCCGACCCGGACGCCCCGGCCCACGCCGACCTGTCCCGTCGAGTCCGCGATGCCGTGTTCGCCGCCGTCGTCAAGCAGGAGCAGCCGGCCGGACAACGGACAGAGGCGCTGCCCGACCGGGCACGGGCGCTGCTGGCAACCCTGAGCACCCACCGCGACCCGCCCCTGTCACCGGGCGAGCGACTGCTGCTGACCGAACTGCTCACGCGGCTGGCTTCCACCCCCGCGCCAGAGCGAGGCGTGGCCGACTGA